One Oryza glaberrima chromosome 11, OglaRS2, whole genome shotgun sequence genomic region harbors:
- the LOC127753847 gene encoding cytochrome P450 87A3-like, whose translation MEKSEIFVGAHSYAAICAFTLIIGWLAHWVYRWINPPCNGRLPPGSMGFPIVGETFQFFRTSPSIDMPIYYKRRLERYGPIFKTNIGGQHVVISLDPEVNQFIFQQEGKLFQSWFPETTLNIFGKKTLTTYNRTAHKLIRSFVCKLYGPENVKKSLLPELENSMRESLASWIGKPSVEVNDGVSNMIFGLAAKHLIGLDITNSGELKKNFQEIFQVMVSIPFPIYFPGTSFYRCMQGRRNVWTTLTNVMKKRLSAPGNKFGDLVDLIVEELRSENPTIDESFAIDTLSGLLFASFAPLSCTLTTTFKFLNDNPEVFDKLKEEHEMILKKREGANSGFTWEEYKSLKFSTQVVNEINRITTVIPGGFRKALTDVQVNGYTIPSGWLVMISPMGVHLNPKLFEDPLKFDPWRWTEEKRISMQRNFMPFGGGIRMCPAAEFNKLFITLFLHIVVTEYRWKDIDGGNVKRISEVLVAQEYHIQLVPQT comes from the exons ATGGAAAAGAGCGAGATTTTCGTAGGAGCACACTCATATGCAGCTATATGTGCTTTTACACTCATCATAGGATGGTTAGCTCACTGGGTATACAGATGGATAAATCCTCCATGCAATGGGAGGCTTCCTCCGGGCTCAATGGGCTTCCCTATTGTTGGTGAGACCTTCCAATTTTTCAGAACAAGTCCATCAATAGACATGCCAATTTACTACAAGCGAAGACTGGAGAG GTATGGACCTATATTCAAAACTAACATAGGAGGCCAGCACGTGGTCATATCCCTTGATCCCGAGGTGAACCAGTTCATATTTCAACAAGAGGGGAAGTTGTTCCAATCCTGGTTTCCAGAAACCACACTAAACATCTTTGGAAAGAAGACACTCACCACGTATAATAGAACTGCTCACAAGTTGATCCGGAGCTTCGTATGCAAGCTCTATGGCCCTGAAAACGTGAAAAAATCACTCCTGCCAGAACTAGAGAACTCCATGAGGGAAAGCTTGGCGTCATGGATAGGAAAACCTAGTGTCGAGGTGAATGATGGCGTGTCAAAT ATGATCTTCGGCCTAGCTGCCAAGCATTTGATTGGCCTCGACATCACCAATTCAGGAGAATTGAAAAAGAACTTTCAGGAAATATTTCAAGTGATGGTTTCCATCCCATTCCCAATATATTTTCCAGGGACCTCGTTTTACCGATGCATGCAG GGTAGGAGAAATGTATGGACCACACTAACAAATGTAATGAAAAAGAGGCTAAGTGCACCTGGAAACAAATTCGGCGACCTTGTCGATCTGATAGTTGAAGAGCTACGGAGTGAAAATCCAACAATTGATGAAAGTTTTGCTATAGACACTCTATCTGGGCTCTTGTTTGCTAGCTTTGCACCGCTATCGTGCACCTTGACTACAACTTTTAAGTTCCTCAACGACAATCCTGAAGTTTTTGACAAGCTCAAG GAGGAGCACGAAATGATACTGAAGAAACGAGAGGGTGCGAATTCTGGGTTCACATGGGAGGAATACAAGTCCTTGAAATTCAGTACTCAG GTTGTGAATGAAATTAATCGAATCACTACGGTTATACCTGGTGGTTTCAGGAAAGCACTAACAGACGTGCAAGTAAACg GATATACAATTCCGTCTGGGTGGCTAGTCATGATTAGCCCCATGGGAGTGCATCTAAACCCAAAATTGTTCGAGGATCCACTCAAATTTGATCCATGGAGATGGACG gaggagaagagaatCTCGATGCAAAGGAATTTCATGCCATTTGGAGGAGGAATCAGGATGTGTCCTGCGGCAGAGTTTAACAAGCTTTTTATCACACTCTTTCTCCACATCGTGGTGACCGAGTATAG ATGGAAGGATATCGACGGAGGGAATGTAAAGCGTATCTCAGAGGTTTTGGTCGCTCAAGAGTATCATATTCAACTAGTTCCTCAGACGTAA